A window of Neisseria canis contains these coding sequences:
- a CDS encoding sigma-70 family RNA polymerase sigma factor: protein MPTFTDFSNRIAAMRPAMLKFARMQLRDESLSEDLVQDALSAAINKQEQYRAGAELGTWVMSILKNKIIDYYRGKKEMVSLDDSDQAARIDAQYQACFDEGGHWQKESGPEAWQPNPTEAHLEQQEFFKTLEKCLGNLPENTARIFYLREVMGMEVEEICRDFGITSNNCYAILHRARNGLRQCLQKNWYGTDKGEP from the coding sequence ATGCCAACATTTACCGATTTCAGTAACCGTATCGCCGCTATGCGTCCCGCCATGCTTAAATTCGCCAGAATGCAGCTGCGGGACGAAAGCCTGTCTGAAGATTTGGTGCAGGACGCGCTTTCTGCCGCCATTAACAAACAAGAACAATACCGGGCGGGTGCCGAACTCGGCACCTGGGTGATGAGTATACTGAAAAATAAAATCATCGATTACTACCGCGGCAAAAAAGAAATGGTCAGCCTGGATGACAGCGACCAAGCCGCGCGGATTGATGCACAATATCAAGCCTGCTTCGACGAAGGGGGACATTGGCAGAAAGAATCAGGCCCCGAAGCCTGGCAGCCTAATCCGACTGAAGCGCATTTGGAACAACAAGAATTTTTCAAAACATTGGAGAAATGTCTCGGCAACCTGCCGGAAAATACCGCGCGTATTTTTTACCTTAGGGAAGTGATGGGAATGGAAGTGGAGGAAATCTGCCGGGATTTCGGCATTACATCCAACAACTGTTACGCCATCCTGCACCGCGCACGCAACGGCCTGCGCCAATGCTTGCAGAAAAACTGGTACGGAACCGACAAAGGAGAACCATAG
- a CDS encoding HvfC family RiPP maturation protein → MESKQMQRNDVSKCSGGDFQATLATAVGNLEAEIPQGFNANGLAVYRRLVHNNIASFLERCFSDSITFADAELWQDLQNRFLSEGKPESPYFKDIPAQFLAFARNQVSDRLLPQNVLAMMEFETDLLHAETALCGQRKQAESNSDILALAEGVRLKQYPVDFISTGLQDFEDGETYVLTWRNLEDETCYQAIDDIDVFLLQHFEQQNDSIVSLTESIRELTGNSDAEPLLLERLKHWQGEGVLIRVQNG, encoded by the coding sequence ATGGAAAGCAAGCAGATGCAGCGTAATGATGTAAGCAAATGTAGCGGCGGGGACTTTCAAGCCACACTGGCTACCGCGGTAGGTAACCTCGAAGCGGAAATTCCGCAAGGTTTCAATGCAAACGGTTTGGCGGTTTACCGCCGCTTGGTACACAACAATATCGCTTCGTTTTTGGAACGCTGTTTCAGCGACAGCATTACATTTGCCGATGCGGAGCTGTGGCAGGACTTGCAGAACCGCTTTTTAAGCGAAGGTAAGCCGGAATCGCCTTATTTTAAGGATATTCCCGCCCAGTTTTTAGCATTTGCCCGTAACCAGGTTTCAGACAGGCTTTTGCCGCAGAACGTATTGGCGATGATGGAGTTTGAAACAGATTTACTGCATGCGGAAACTGCATTGTGCGGGCAGAGAAAACAGGCGGAATCAAACAGCGATATTCTGGCTTTGGCAGAGGGAGTACGCCTTAAGCAATATCCTGTTGATTTTATCAGCACAGGTTTGCAGGATTTTGAAGACGGTGAAACCTATGTGCTCACTTGGCGCAATTTGGAAGACGAAACCTGTTATCAAGCCATTGATGATATTGACGTGTTTTTATTGCAGCATTTCGAGCAGCAAAACGACAGCATTGTTTCGCTTACCGAGAGTATCCGAGAATTGACGGGCAACAGCGATGCCGAGCCTTTATTGCTCGAAAGACTGAAACATTGGCAGGGAGAAGGTGTTTTGATTAGGGTGCAAAACGGATAA
- a CDS encoding zf-HC2 domain-containing protein, with product MLIKCKEACRLLSEQQDRPLSVQEQITLRLHLTYCSHCRKYSRQMQQISDSMEEWLKHLSEEHKK from the coding sequence GTGTTGATCAAATGCAAAGAGGCATGCCGGCTGCTTTCCGAGCAGCAGGACAGGCCGCTGAGCGTGCAGGAGCAAATTACCCTGCGTCTTCATCTTACTTATTGCTCCCATTGCCGAAAATACAGCCGGCAAATGCAGCAAATCAGCGACAGTATGGAAGAGTGGCTGAAGCATCTATCGGAAGAACATAAAAAATAA